TGCATTCCCAGACTGGTGGCTTTAGTCCACTTCCCACCAACTGATTCACACATACTCCTCCAGCTACCACGCTGATCAAGGAGCACACGGGTTTTTACACAAGAAAATTCTGTACTTCCAGCTTTAAAAAGCAGAGTTCTATGAAGAAGCAACCACTTACATAGGAGAATGCACATTCACAATCCATACTGCCAGACAGAATTCCATTTCGAAAGTATTCTACAGACCCAATGACACATATTTACATAGTATGTTTTGTACATGTCAGAAACTAAATGacagaataataataaacacaaaattttataaaattctcaaatttcCAGTGATCTTAAGAAAAGTCATTATAACTGCCTATTCAACTGATTATCTAGAAAATCCCAAGTTATGTGAAAAACACCAATGTGAGACAATCCAAAACTCTGATACTTTTCAGTCTGTTGAATATGGATAGCTAAAAAgaaaaccatgctgttttggcCTCTGAGCTATTAAGTCAAGGAGTGTTACAGCTCTTGAGCCACTATTCAGATTGTGGTTAGGTTTGACTAATCTTCAGCCTCAATACCACTATTTATCCCGATAAAAGAATGACCTTTGGAAGTCACAGGCATGAGAAACATCACTTTGAGACAAAAATCACAATTAGaagctgaggaaaaaaaaatgaatctcagCAAACACAATTTCTCTGCAATAGGAGGAATGTTATATGACCAGTACACCACAGAAGCCTTTCTTTAGTTTGTTTCACTAAACAATCTGAAGTAACCATTACAATCTGAGGTcctttagctgggtgtggtggtgcacacctgtaatcccagtcttggaggatgaggcaggatcccaagttcaaggccagcctcagcaacttagtgaggccctatctaaaagtaaaatgggctggtgatgtagctcagtggttaagtatctctGGGTTATATAGACAGAGAGTGGGGCAGGGGTGAATCTCAGGGCCTTTGGaaacaaaaatgtcagaaaaataaaaacaacaagaaaatgtggcatgGATCATTCTGAGAGTTACACAGGATCTCTTTTCCCTGAGTTTTGGGCATATCAAAACAGAATCAAaaacaaatctgtttttttttttcttttggtacaggggattgaacccaggggtactttaccgtGGACCCACAtacccagtactttttattttttaagctaggtctcactaagttgcccgggTTGGCCTTgtacttggaatcctcctgtctcagcctcccaagtcactgggattataggtttgtgctACTAGCACCTGGCTAAATAAATATCTCAGCAGAAACTTTTTCCATTGCCTGAAGACTCAGCCACTCTACAAGCTACGCTGAAGGAGTGGGAAGTCTCAAGTCACTGACTGCTGGCAGGCTCCTGTGTGCTGGTTTTTTATTAGTACTTTATTTAATATGACAAAGACAAAAAGCTTCAGCTGGAAATTCACACAATTCAAATGTGTTTGAAAAAAACCTTATCATGGTCTGTTAGATTCCCAAGTAAATGCTCCCGAACAAAATGCCATGAAGCTGCTAATCAGCAACTCCAAATAATCAGCTGTTCAAATCACAAAACCTTGGAATGTCCAAATGTTGCTATGAAGCTGCTCTGGAACCCTGTACAGATGAAGTGTCTGACAGACATCCACACACGAGCTAGTTCCAAGAAAGGAGTCTTTTGACTAAAATCTACTCTAAAAACAATTTCCCAACTCCTCTCTTTCCCCCTAATTGTTCATTACAGCTTAAAGGGAGAAAGTACCTGAGGCAGGGTGTCTTATGTGGCACTGTACCTTTAAGAAACCTGACATTTTGGCGAACTGGGACCCTTTACAACATCCTTAAACTGTCTTTATAGACGTCATTTCTCCATGCTGCATAATGTACGCTGTTTTGATTCAAAAGATAAGCTGAAGTCTACAATAACCATACATTCATTAAGGAAGTAGcataatttaaaaggaaaccaTGGTATGTTTTAATTAATTCTAGTGTTTTTGTCATTTGGGCTTCAATtagtgtattttctttcttcttttgatttggCCTAAGAGGTACCTTTCGTTTTTACACTGAGACTATAGGAATACGTTCACGTAACATAAACATGAGTGGCACATAAGCCACACGGAAGCATCCCGCAGCAGAACAGCCTCAGACCACGGAAGTGGTGCTCTCGGGATTCACGCGGATGAGCCTGGAAGCGCTCCTCAGGTCCTGGAGCTGCTTGGCGGGTTTCCCCACCCCTTCTTCAAACCTCTTCTCCACCACTGGGAGCACCGTCTCGTACAGAAGGACGCGTTCTGTCTGATGAATGccttcttctctgggtcctgctcaCAGCCGCAGACTGTAATCCACATGCTGAACCGCGACCAGAATGACCTCCACCAGGCTCTCCAGGAGGACCATGTGCAGTTCCGGGAAGTACAGCTTCAgggcctcctccaggaagcccatgGTCTGCTTAGTGAAGGCCACCACGGTGTAGCTCAGGTTCACCCAGCAGTCATCGCCCGTGTACTGCTCGAAGTTACTGACCCCACAGCTTCGCATCTCCTCCTTAAGCTTCCCCAGGGCCTCGGGGGTCATGAGGTTCATCCTCCTCCACATCTCCTCGGAGTTGCGATGCTTGGTGGCTTCAATGATGATCTCCTTGTAGCTGTGTAAGGCCCCCTGGATGTCTCTCACCAGCAGGGCATGGATAATGAAGGTGAGGTCCAGCCCAATGTCCCCCAGCTGCTGGCAGTGCTCCTTGGCCACCTTCACACACTCAGCAGCTGTTGAGAGGCTCTCCTTACTGTCAAACACCTGCTTACTAAAAGCATCTACAAACATGCCCATGGCCGACCTTGCCCAGACCACAAAGGCAGAGTAGCAGCCACTGTCAGTTCCTGCAAAGTCTGTTTCGAACTCCTTTGCCGTCTCAAGAAGGCTGGTAAAGAAGACATGGCACAGCTTGTGAATATACAGCAGAGTGGCTCCTTCAATGCGAAGCTGGCGAATGGCAGTGTGCACAGCCGCTGCCCTGTTCCTCAGAAACAGCTCACAAGCTTTGGTGCACTGGCCAAGGCGGATCAGCTGAGAAACTGCCCTGCGAGTGGCCTTGGGGCCGCCCCTCAGGGAGCGATCTGGAGAGAGCTCAAATACCAGCACCTCGGTGAGCTGTCGCACCCGCTCATCCACCTTGGCCCTGAGTTCCTTCACAGGAGGTGGGCTGGGCTTATCTTCCAGATAGTGGTTCAATTTGTCCAGCAGGTCCACGGCGCCCTCAAAGTCCCTCTGGGCAATACAAACATCCAGGTCTTCGGGCAGCTCCTGGATCCACTCCATTGAGAGgtccaccttctcctcctccacctcaggAAGCGCGGGTTCGTCGTCGTCGTCCTCCTCGAACGGGTTGCTGGCCTTGGAAGTCACCTGCGGCGGCGCTCTCGGGGCGGCCGCCTCCTCCTGCTCTCGTCGCCTCTTCTCGCTGAGGGCCCTTTTGGTTTCCTCCAGCACTTCCAGCCACTCCCGTTTGATCTTGGCATTTTCTGCCTGAAAGATGCGGCTCTCGGGGAACATGAGTAGCTTGAACATGTCCTTCATGGGAGGGTTGTCCTTGACGTTGACCACGGCCAGGCCGTCCAGCGGGTACAGCGCGTTGTAGCGGTACATGCCGCGCCGCTGTGGCAGCCAGGTGGCCACCAGCAGACAGTCGTTCATGAGGAAGCCGTGCACGCGCTGCAGCTGAGCCATGTGGTCCGCCTCGTACTCCACCAGGTCCCCGTTGTACACCAGGTACTGCCCCGCCTCCAGCAGGTGCCTGCAGCCCTCCACCTTCTCCAGGAGCGTGGTGAGCGTGCGCTGCTTGCCCTCCTCGCCCGCGCCTTCGCGCGAGGCGCCCGCGGGCCCCGGCAGAAAGCCGGCCTGGCCGCGCCGGCGGTCCCGGGACCCCCGCGCCCGCCGGGTcctcggcggcggcggcgcccgcggcggcggcgggcaGCAGCGCGAGCGGGATGCTCTCCAGGCTGCTCTTCTGCTCCGTCAGCAGGTGGCTGAGCTGGTACATCTCGCTCTCCAGGTAGGAGATCTCGCGCGCCGTCTCGATGAACTGCCGGTAGTTCTGGTAGACGTTGCGCTTCAGGTTCTGCGCCGTCTCCTCCGCCAGCGCCTGGACGCGCTGCCGGTGCTCCTGCAGGTCGCGGTCGCCGTCTGACTGCTGCGACAGCTGCTTCACGTACAGCCGCGCCTCGAAGCCCCCTGACTCCAGCTGCCGCCGCAGGCGGCTAGCCCCGCTGTCGGACATGGTCGTTGCCCTCCCGCGCCGGTCACCCGCAGTCTCTGCCACTGGCCGCCGCCGGACCCCACCCGAGCTGGGCCGAGCCTTGCAGCCGAGAGAGGGGCGGGGGCGAGCAGAGGGCGCCTGCGCCGAGTCGAGCGCCCTGCATTGCGCCTGCGCGGGGGCCGAGCGTCGCACATTGCGCCTGGCGCCGGCGAGGGCGGAGCGCGCGCCTGCGCGAGCTAGCCACTGCGGAAGTGAGACGCGGCCGAGAACAGTTCGGGGGCTGGGCGTGGCGGGGGGCATGTGGTCCCCGGCGGCATACAGGCGGCACCCCGCCTCCCGAAGCCTTCCTGGGGCCTAGCCCGGGGATCCCAAGCGTGCGTGCGTGGGGCGGCGTGCGGCCCTCGGCAGCCAAACCCAGCGTCTTGGCCCCGGCGTCCGAGCGGGTCCGCGCTCGCGCCGCGACCTGCCTTGAGCTCTCGCGAGACCGGCGCGCGCGCGTCCGAGCCGGCTTCGTCGAGCGAGCGGCGTCCTGGAGGCGAGCAGCGCGATGGACGAGGACCTGGTGGTGGCGCTGCGGCTGCAGGAGGAGTGGGACGCGCGGGCCGCCCAGCGCGCAGCGGCGCGGGAGCAGCCCTCGCTGGTGGACGCGTCCTGGGAGCTGGCGGACCCCACGCCGGACCTGCAGGCCCTGTTCGTGCAGTTCAACGACCGCTTCTTCTGGGGCCGGCTGGAGGCCGTGGAGGTCAAGTGGAGCGTGCGCATGACGCTGTGAGTGCCCGCGCGGCCGCGAACGGCCCTCGGGGCTGTCGTTGACGCCCAGCCGCGCGGGGGAGGCCAGGGTCGGGCCGCCAGGCCCCCGGGGGGACTCAGGGGCCTTAGGGATGGAGGCCCGGACCCCAGCCCACCCCCCCCCCCTTCCAGGCGCCTTCGGGATGGACGCCCCAACCGCAGGAACCCTGACCCCCTCCAGGGTTCGCGGGTCCCAGGGACCTTTGGGATGGACGCCCTGACCACAggtctgtcccccaccccctgaCCCCAggtctgccccccacccccaggcgCGCGGGTCCCAGGGACCTTCGGAATGGACGCCTCGACCCTAGGTCTGCCTCCTCGCCCCCGCCCAGGTGCGCGGGTCCCAGGGGCCTTCGGGATGGACGCCCTAACCCCAGCACAACCCCCCTTATCCCCAGGGCGCGCAGGTCCCAAGGATCCTCAGGATGGACCCCTTGTCCCCAGGACCCCGCCCCCACCGCCTTCTCCCCACTTTGAGCATTGCTGTGTGTTAGGGTGAGGGCAGCCATCACTGTCCACTGAGACCGTCAGTCAAGCATCAGCTCCTAAGGTGGTGCGCAATTAAGAAAGCCCTCTGCAGCAGGGTTCTCTTAGTGAAGTGCCTGAGAATGGGTAAGGATTTGCCCTTTCAACTCCTCCCCTTTCTTTGTGTATTTGGTAAATGTAATGTGTTGTGATTCTTTCCAGGTGTGCTGGGATTTGCAGCTATGAAGGGAGGGGTGGAATGTGTTCCATCCGTCTCAGTGAACCTCTTTTAAAGCTGAGACCAAGAAAGGATCTTGTGGAGGTATTCTTTACATAAGCTGCTTCTTAGTTCCTTAATTTACAGTATTTACCATTGATTTAGTCTGCTATGAAAAAGGTACTTTTTACTCTGCAAACCCAAATTTTTATGGCAAAtaattatgaaacatttttatagtgCTTTATAGTTAATTAAGGTTGTCAGGTGTATTATCCTATTTGATCTTTACAACAGCCCAACTTATGTTCAATGTGTGTTATCTTCGTTTTTACACGTaagaaaattagaattcaaaGAAGTTGAATTATATGTTTAGAAGCAGAGAAAAACAAGATCCCAGTTCTTCCGGTTGAGCTGGATTTCAGTTCTCCTGTTTGACCATCATGCTGCCGCCCTCTGTTGATATCTAGCTGAGCTGGCTGCACTACTGGCCTGGGGGCACATTCATATTGTAGTCACTCCTTGTGGCACACTGGACCAGAAGCAATTCCCAGTTTACTTTAGGTTGGATTTAGTAGATGCCTGAAATTTCTCAGGATGCACCTAGTGTGATTTGTCATCCCCCAgttgtcttttgagaaatctgcACAAAATAGCATAGGGGTGCTAGAGGTTGTCTGCATGAGATGGGAAATAGATTAAAACGTCCTTGAGACAGATGGAATTTTTAAGGACAGTAAAAGATGACAGGTTTCACAACAGTGACTACTTGATTTAATACTCCTGAACCGTACACATAAaagtggttaagatggtaaattttacattttttaaaccacagtttaaagaaatataaatcacTACTAAATATTAAATGGTACAATAGAAATATTTGGTCAGTGATAAAGAAAAGGCATAAAGAACCACACCCACCTGACATGGAAAGTAGCCCTAAGTGCTTTATCAGTGGTCATGCTGAGTGAGGTGGTCTCAGGGCTCCCATCAGACACAGGATGACGTCGAAGAATAGAAGTGACATGCTTGCAGGAAGGACATGCACACATTAAATTTGGAGGGAAGGAGAAGCTTGTCATCTGAATAGTTAACATGATAAGGCTACCATggctagccaggcatggtgatgcacgcctgtaatccctgcagcttgagaggctgagacaggagaatctcaagttcaaggctagcttcagcaacttagtgagaccctgtctcaaaataaaaatagggctaaAGATGTAGTCCAGTGGTTTATTGgttcaaccctggtaccaaagaagaaaaagctaCCGTGACTATATTAGACTAAAGACTTCAAGGAAGTAAATCTTATGTGGcattttataacaataaaataacattagACAAAAATACATAGTGACTCTAAAAGTAATAACATAACTTTGAAGTATGTAGGGCATAAATTGgcaaaagctaaataaatagaATACTCTCATAGTTGCAGACATTAACCAGCCCTCTTAGTGACtccatgaagaaatagaaaaagtacacCTGAAATCAACAAGAGACTATAGCTCCTGCTATAGCTACTATAACTCCTGCCAGTCGAGCCCTAAAGGACCTGCTGGACGTTTGGTGAGAGGAAACAAAAGAGGAGCTTCCTCTTGACAGGAGGAATGGGAATCATGTGAACCAAGGCAAGGCAGAAAGTGTGGCATGTTCTGGACCCAGAGTAGTGGCTTTTAACCAGATTGAGCAGTAACAGAAGCAGGTGTGCTGTCGAGAGCTTGAACCTGGCCTCAACCTAGAAGTTAAGATGAAGATGTTTAATTAAATTGGACATCTTGGAAATTGTTCCTCTTTTGTGAAGGTGTGTGTTTATCGTTATTTCAGAATATTGAGAAACTTCTGAAATGTAGCACAATCTTTCTTGAGTAAACTCTTCTGAATAGAGTGATATTTACTTGAAAAGTACAGTTGATAAGTATAAGGGATATGTTCATAATGACCACGTGAAAATGTTTGATTCTCtttttgtttatagttttataaGACTAAAATttagctggagttgtggctcagtggtacagcacttgcctagcatgtgtgaggttcgagtctcaacaccacatataaatacataaaggtccatcaacaactaaaaaaaaatattaaaaaaaaaaaaagactaaaattcaGCAGgtcgtggtggtgcacacctataatcccagtggctcaggatgctgaggcaggaggatccacaagttcaaagccagcctcagcaaaagcaaggtactaagcaactcagtgagacactgtctctaaataaaatacaaaatagggctggggatgtggttcagaggttgagtgcctctgagttcaatcccagatacccaccaaaaaaaaggtaaaattgaTTAATGCAAGTCTTGTTCTTCTGGTGGAAattcttcatcttctttctttctctcttttctttgttgctgtgctggggattgaacccaaggcctcacacatgcaaggcaagtgctctaccactgagagaaATCCTCAGCCCTggaaaatcttttataaaaaacTGAGGATTATGGAAAATTCATGCTTTTAAACAAAAAGCTCCAGCAACTTTATGCATTTAATTTTGCACATAAACTGCTCTCAGTATGGAGTGAGCAGTAGGTTTTATtgtttgtcttaaaattttacgtaatttgaaattgtaaaactgAAACAAGCTACCTACATTGAAATCTTGTCCTCTGCCTGTCCTTCTCTATCTTTAACTGTCCACCTACTATTATTAGTTTCTTATTCTCTCATTGTTCTGTTTTACAATGGTCTgtctttaatttcccttttttgtcACGTTTCTTTAAAAAGCATGCTGTGTGCACCCTGCTGTACTTGGTCTTTTTTTGCACTCTAGTCTTCCCCAGATCCTTTCGGGGATCTTCGCCACTCTCCTCCTGCCGCACAGAACTCCACCAGGTGGACGTGTACTCAACCAGGCTCCCAAGTCAGGTCTGATCTGCCTTTGCACACAGTGCTGTGTGGACACGCCCCACGTGAGCCATTCCTGCAGGTCTCGGTATTGCTGGTGTGAAGGACAGGCGCGCTGGTGTGAAGGACAGGCGCGCTGGTGTGAAGGACAGGCGCGCTGGTGTGAAGGACAGGCGCGCTGGTGCTTTTGCTGGGTGCCCTCAGATCCCTCCCAGTGGGTTGAACCGTTTCGCACTTCTGCCAGCAGTATACAGAAGTGTCTGTTTTCCCTCAGCCCTTTTAACAGTGTCACTCATTAGGAATCTCACCAATCTTGAAGCAAAAAAGAGCATTCTAATATAGtattaatttgcacttctctttttataaatgagattgagcatttttcaaatgtttatggGTCATTTACACCTGTTTTTCTGTGAACTCCAAGAGCggtcattttgtttctttgtaagaGACAGGGAatctctgttgcccaggctgcccctgAACACCTGGCCCAGGCAGTCTTCCTGCTCAGCCTGCttagtagctggcattacaggtgcaCACTGTTGCACCTCCTTTTTGCCCACTTTAAAACTGGACTGTGGTCATTTCCCTGCCGACACCTGGAGCTCTGGTCAGAACTAACTGCCTGTGGTCTGTCTCGCACATGGAGTTGTCTGAATTTATCATTTCACTTATAGTGGTTTTTTCTCTGAGGATTTTAGAGGTTTTTATGAAGTTGAATTCATTGATCTTTCCTTCTGGATTTTAGTGTGTACAGACAGAGCTTTGGATGTGTATGAAAGTTTTGTGAGCGTTGCATAAGAAGTTCAGACCCCAGGATGAGGaagaaaatgcattctattttcaGAGGTGCCTTAACAAAttaattgttttccatttcagaCTCTCTTGCATGAAATGATACATGCTTATTTATTTGTCACGAATAATGATAAAGACCGGGAAGGACATGGTCCAGAGTTTTGCAAACATATGCATCGTATCAACAGCCTGACTGGAGCCAATATAACGGTACACAAAGTCATACACACTTatgatttttagtgtttttttattCAGTAACTCCTGGGACTTAATTAAACAGAGAGAACTAGGTAGAAGTAAGTCGTATCGCTGAGGACTTTTCAGCAGTGGACAGGAGGCCTGTAGTAGCTGATTGAGTTTTCTAGGCCCACATAATGGAGTGACCGCAGAGCTGGCTGTGGCCTCTGAATTCCTATGGGTAACAGTTTGGGCAGTCTGTGAGGCCATGGGACTCTGGACTCTTGTGAGGATCTTGACTTTGTTCCTTGTGACAGGCCCCTCCTTGGAAGTCCGTCCTGTGTTCTGCTGCCACTTCTGTGTCCCTTTTGATTCTCATCTCTGCACAGTCTTGTGGGAGGTGGGGTCAGGGACCTGGGTTCAGGTGCCTAGCTCCCCCATCGTTATCCATGAGCCTGCCTAACTTCTCTGCCTCATGTTACTCACGTGCCAGTGGGGGCCATAGCAACACGTCGCTGTTCTACCCTCAGGAGGAGAGAGGCTCAAAAGAGAAGGCACATGTGAAACCACTGGCCCAGACTGAGCACTAGGTGGTGGTAGTGTGTCAGGCCTTCCTGGTCGTCcttctgctttcttcctctgcACACTGGGTGGTTTTTACTTCTCTCTGTGCACATATGTGAGTGTGTGGGGATGGTTTCTAAACATTCGCATTTGtagaggtgtttttgtttttttttttttcccaaaactttTTTTCTAATGTCAGTGTAATCTTTACACAGTTCAGGAAGCTTTAAATTAACTGCTGTTTCCCATtaaaatggactttttaaaaaaattttttatagtcgtagatggacagtattcctttattttatttatttatttttatatggtgctaaggattgaacccagtacctcacacatgctaagccaagtgtgctgccactgagctagagccccagccctaaaatggacttttcaaaagaaactaaATATAGTAGCTtgtcttttccaaaatagaacttctcaaaaatctctgggaaaaggaaagtttaaaaaaaacactgcTTCTATAAAGAATTCCCCTAAAATTGTCAGCTTGCTTTCTGAGTGTCAGGTCCTCTCTGCCCAGGTGTACCACACCTTCCACGACGAGGTGGATGAGTATCGGCGGCACTGGTGGCGCTGCAACGGGCCTTGCCAGCACAGACAGCCATACTACGGCTATGTCAGACGCGCCACCAACAGGGCCCCCTCTGCTCACGACTTCTGGTGGGCCGAGCACCAGAAAACCTGTGGAGGCACCTACATCAAGATCA
This genomic stretch from Sciurus carolinensis chromosome 12, mSciCar1.2, whole genome shotgun sequence harbors:
- the Exoc8 gene encoding LOW QUALITY PROTEIN: exocyst complex component 8 (The sequence of the model RefSeq protein was modified relative to this genomic sequence to represent the inferred CDS: inserted 1 base in 1 codon; deleted 2 bases in 2 codons) gives rise to the protein MPPATPSPRTVLGRVSLPQWLARAGARSALAGARRNVRRSAPAQAQCRALDSAQAPSARPRPSLGCKARPSSGGVRRRPVAETAGDRRGRATTMSDSGASRLRRQLESGGFEARLYVKQLSQQSDGDRDLQEHRQRVQALAEETAQNLKRNVYQNYRQFIETAREISYLESEMYQLSHLLTEQKSSLESIPLALLPAAAAGAAAAEDPAGAGSRDRRRGQAGFLPGPAGASREGAGEEGKQRTLTTLLEKVEGCRHLLEAGQYLVYNGDLVEYEADHMAQLQRVHGFLMNDCLLVATWLPQRRGMYRYNALYPLDGLAVVNVKDNPPMKDMFKLLMFPESRIFQAENAKIKREWLEVLEETKRALSEKRRREQEEAAAPRAPPQVTSKASNPFEEDDDDEPALPEVEEEKVDLSMEWIQELPEDLDVCIAQRDFEGAVDLLDKLNHYLEDKPSPPPVKELRAKVDERVRQLTEVLVFELSPDRSLRGGPKATRRAVSQLIRLGQCTKACELFLRNRAAAVHTAIRQLRIEGATLLYIHKLCHVFFTSLLETAKEFETDFAGTDSGCYSAFVVWARSAMGMFVDAFSKQVFDSKESLSTAAECVKVAKEHCQQLGDIGLDLTFIIHALLVRDIQGALHSYKEIIIEATKHRNSEEMWRRMNLMTPEALGKLKEEMRSCGVSNFEQYTGDDCWVNLSYTVVAFTKQTMGFLEEALKLYFPELHMVLLESLVEVILVAVQHVDYSLRCEQDPEKKAFIRQNASFXYETVLPVVEKRFEEGVGKPAKQLQDLRSASRLIRVNPESTTSVV